The Drosophila sechellia strain sech25 chromosome 2L, ASM438219v1, whole genome shotgun sequence region AGGTACGTAACTTCATTCTTGTCTAGTGTATTGCATAACCTACGCTATTGGTGAGGACCACTTTAGGCGATAAAAGGGACCGGAATACGTGatatatcaaaaatacatTTGTTCAAAGCGTGGTGAGCCGAGAAGCCCAAGCTCTAGCTATACTGCAGCTGCAGCCTGTCCAGCAGATGGTCGATGGCCTCCTGGTCGAGTTCCTCGTCGTTGGCCAGCACCAAGTCGAAGCCGTCGGCCAGATCATCCAGATCGCACTCGGAGGGCACATCGTCTATGCCCGCGGTAAAGGTCCATCCCCGTGCACACCGCGTTTCTGGACGGGATGTCAGACGCAAGGTGATGACCCTTTCCGGCCCGTAAGTCTCCCGGAACCACCTGATGTCGTTCTTGCGCCGCACATCGCTGACCAGAATGTAGGGCGTCTGCTGGCGACTCAGTGCCTCCTCCATAGCCGCGCGGCAGAAGTAGCCGTAGTCCTTGGCCCGCACCTCGTCGCTCCACACGATCATGTCGCGCCGGTACTTCTCCTTGTAGGGTCCATCGCTGAGCAGGGCGTCCAGGTCCAACTGCAGCTTGCGAGCCCACTCCGACTTGATGGGCTCCGAGATTCGAACGATTCGCGATCGGGAGCCCAATCTGAAATGGAATTGTATTTTAATTGTCTGAATATTTCTGCAGTAGCCAGTGCTAATGTAATTTCTACGACTAGCAATGGACTGCACCCACCTTCGCTGCAGCCTCTCGGATATGTAATCCTTGCCGCACTTTCGCTTTCCGCTGATCAGTAcaattttcagcatttttgTGGCGCAACTTTCACTTTTGATCGCCCACTTCTTTCACAACCGCTGCTTctcctgctgcttctgcttgtGGCCTCGATTTCCCAAGTTCTGCGCTGTGCTCATCAGATACTGGATGTGGTTGTGTTCTCCCTGGCCCTTGCCACTTGACTCCGGCACTCCGGCCCGTTGTGTTTATGCTAATGCTCCATTCAAAGTCTGTGCTCCAAGTCGGATTTGTTTACCTTTTGTATTTCGCTGGCACAGCAGCCAGCTGGAAAGCGTATCGTTATCGATAGGCGGTCAATCGAGCAggctttttaaatttaattcagCTCGACTGGTAGCCGTATCGTCATCGATAGGCGGTCAATCAAGCGggatttttgaatttcttgCAGCTTGAAACTGCCAAgctattatatatatgtgatatattttattagcAATGTTAACCTCCTCTTTGACCACATTAAGAATTAAGCTTAGCCCAAGTTTTAAAACCGGAgtagtatttattttaatgttcGGGTTGGCCTAACCCGTAAAATATCTTTAATAGTTTTCAGTTCAGCTTAACATACATTTGTTCACTTAATTAAAAGCCTGCGTGCCTGCGTTGAATCGTCTACCCTGGTTACTAGTCCCTCGCTTTCGTCCCCCTATCTGTAGTATTGCGACTGCTGCCAGTTGCCACTCGAGCCACCAGTTGGAGCGTCGACGGAGCCTCCAATCAGGGCACCTGGGCCAACAGCGGGATGGCTGCCACTCGGATTGGCGGGCTgtggtgctgttgctgcccCGCCGCCGGGTGGCCCAGAACCCGGATTCCCGGCCGCGCTGCCGAAGGAGGCGAGCACGCTGCTGTAGTAGGAGGCATCCGCCACCGACTCGGACTGGTGGGGCGTGCCCTTCTTGAGCGTGTGGTGCAGCGAGGCCTTGCCCTGGTGACAGTCCTGCGCATTGGCATTGTTGATCCTGGCCAAATTGGCCAACGTGAGCGTCGAGTGGCCGCCGTGTATGGCGTTttgggcggcggcggcggatcCTGGTGGCGGTATACTACCGATGCTACCGACACCCCCGGTCAGTGGCAGCCGCGACAGGACGGGACGGGACGCAATGGAGGCGGAAACGGATATGGGGACAGACGACTCGGAGAGCTGCAAGGGCAAGCGGTTGTTTTTTTATAGACAGGACAGCTTAGTTTAGGAGCCATAGCTACCACTCGCCTTGCGCTGCTTGTGCAACTCCAGGCCCAGACCGACGCCGCCCAGATCCGTCATTTTCGGCTGCTCCGCCATGGCTGACAGCTGCGGCTGCAACGGTGGCGGCTGCGGCGCTACATGTCTGTGATTGATGTGCGCCTGGAGGTCGCGTTGCGAAAGGTAGGTTCTCCGGCAGCCGGAGCTGCCGTAACGACTGCCGCCGTGCGTGCACATGAACACGGTGCCCAGGCCGCTCTGCTCCACGCGCAGCACCTTGTCCGTGCATCGGGGACAGCTCTTGATGGGCTCGGCGCGGGCGCACTTGAGGCAAAAGACATGCTTGCAGGGTATCATGCGGCCGTAGACGAGGATCGGCTTGTCGCACTGATCGCAGCAGTGGATCATCGGGTTCAGCACCTTCTCGCCGATCAGGCTCACCTTGTGGTTCCACTTCAGGCGCAGCATCGGCTCCGGCGGTCCGCGCGAAAGCGTAGTGAAAGTGGGCGCCTCCAGCTGCGATATGTCCGCCTCCATGTCGACTGCGCGGACGAGACATAGCGAGATAGTTTTGTTACATGCTTCAAGTTTGGATACCAAGGAATTGGTCAAGCCAAGATGCTAATTAAGTCAACTATCTTGAGCAACCATTTAGTGCGGAAGATGACTCACTTGTTTGGCTCAGCACGGGCGGTGGCACTTGCTGCAGGACCTGTGGCTGTTGCGTCGCTGGAGTCATGTCTCCGCTGGCGGCGACCGCTCCTGGCGCAGCGTGCGGCAGGGACTCCTCCAGCGCCGCGGGCGTTTCCAGGTCGCCCTCCTTGTCGAGCT contains the following coding sequences:
- the LOC6614721 gene encoding probable phosphomevalonate kinase, encoding MLKIVLISGKRKCGKDYISERLQRRLGSRSRIVRISEPIKSEWARKLQLDLDALLSDGPYKEKYRRDMIVWSDEVRAKDYGYFCRAAMEEALSRQQTPYILVSDVRRKNDIRWFRETYGPERVITLRLTSRPETRCARGWTFTAGIDDVPSECDLDDLADGFDLVLANDEELDQEAIDHLLDRLQLQYS
- the LOC6614722 gene encoding E3 ubiquitin-protein ligase Hakai; translation: MDTEEVKRGRGRGRGTRARGRGRGRGRGRGKKIDDSSIADAAALAASTCAALEDSPGRLDASEDSVMQELDKEGDLETPAALEESLPHAAPGAVAASGDMTPATQQPQVLQQVPPPVLSQTIDMEADISQLEAPTFTTLSRGPPEPMLRLKWNHKVSLIGEKVLNPMIHCCDQCDKPILVYGRMIPCKHVFCLKCARAEPIKSCPRCTDKVLRVEQSGLGTVFMCTHGGSRYGSSGCRRTYLSQRDLQAHINHRHVAPQPPPLQPQLSAMAEQPKMTDLGGVGLGLELHKQRKLSESSVPISVSASIASRPVLSRLPLTGGVGSIGSIPPPGSAAAAQNAIHGGHSTLTLANLARINNANAQDCHQGKASLHHTLKKGTPHQSESVADASYYSSVLASFGSAAGNPGSGPPGGGAATAPQPANPSGSHPAVGPGALIGGSVDAPTGGSSGNWQQSQYYR